A stretch of the Neptunomonas phycophila genome encodes the following:
- a CDS encoding glutathione S-transferase family protein yields the protein MGLLVNGQWKDQWYDTDSTNGKFVRDDSRFRHWLTPNGEAGPDGQQGFKAEAGRYHLYVSLACPWAHRTLIARHLKGLEKLITVDVVHPLMLDNGWTLASNFTGATGDSLYQHDFLHQVYTRAKSDYSGRVTVPVLWDKKTHTIVSNESADIIRMFNDAFNEYGATEGDYYPKNKREEIDQLNNWIYDHINNGVYKAGFATTQDAYNEAVMPLFAALDKADKVLSYQRFLTGSDMTEADIRLFTTLIRFDEVYHGHFKCNIRRIADYTHLFGYMKDIYQTQNIANTVNFNHIKTHYYASHKTINPTGIIPSGPQYNLDTPHGRDA from the coding sequence ATGGGATTATTAGTTAACGGTCAGTGGAAAGACCAGTGGTACGACACTGATTCAACTAATGGGAAGTTTGTCCGTGATGACTCTCGCTTTCGCCATTGGCTGACTCCCAACGGCGAAGCAGGCCCTGACGGTCAACAGGGCTTTAAAGCCGAGGCAGGCCGTTATCATCTCTATGTGTCTCTAGCGTGTCCGTGGGCGCACCGCACACTCATTGCCCGTCACTTAAAAGGACTCGAAAAGCTCATTACCGTAGATGTCGTACACCCTCTGATGCTAGATAACGGCTGGACGCTTGCATCTAATTTCACTGGTGCAACAGGAGATTCATTGTATCAACACGACTTCTTACATCAAGTATATACGAGAGCTAAAAGTGATTACAGCGGGCGTGTGACTGTCCCTGTTTTATGGGACAAAAAGACCCACACCATAGTCAGCAATGAATCCGCTGATATTATTCGCATGTTTAATGATGCGTTTAATGAGTACGGGGCCACTGAAGGCGATTACTACCCTAAAAACAAACGCGAAGAGATAGACCAACTCAACAACTGGATCTACGACCACATCAATAATGGGGTTTACAAAGCTGGCTTTGCCACCACTCAAGATGCGTATAACGAGGCCGTTATGCCTCTGTTTGCAGCGCTTGATAAAGCCGATAAAGTCCTCAGTTATCAGCGGTTTCTTACAGGATCCGACATGACCGAAGCTGACATCCGGCTGTTCACCACCTTGATACGTTTCGATGAAGTCTATCACGGGCACTTTAAGTGCAATATTAGGCGTATAGCCGATTACACTCATTTATTCGGATATATGAAAGATATTTATCAGACACAAAACATAGCCAATACCGTCAACTTTAATCACATAAAAACGCATTATTACGCCAGCCACAAAACCATCAACCCAACTGGAATCATCCCATCGGGGCCGCAATATAATCTTGATACACCTCACGGGAGAGACGCATAA
- the nadA gene encoding quinolinate synthase NadA, translating into MLSKQDISDRILIQEHFAQEHLPDEMSQEQKDQYKARIKQLLKEKDACLVAHYYTDAIVQEITEETGGCISDSLEMARYGTTRPEKTLVVAGVKFMGETSKILNPEKRILMPTLEATCSLDIGCPIDEFSAFCDAHPDHEVVVYANTSAAVKARADWVVTSSIALKVAEHLADQGKKIIWAPDKHLGDYVQRETGIEMLMWDGACIVHEEFKAKGILDLKKVYPDAAVLVHPESPQSVVEIADAVGSTTQLIKAAAEMPNETFIVATDRGIFYKMQQAAPGKSFIEAPTGGSGATCRSCAHCPWMAMNGLENIISALETGEGEVLVDEALIEDARRPLQRMLDFSASLPK; encoded by the coding sequence ATGTTGAGCAAACAGGACATTTCTGACCGTATCCTGATTCAAGAGCATTTCGCCCAAGAGCATCTCCCGGACGAAATGAGTCAGGAACAAAAAGACCAATATAAAGCACGTATTAAGCAGTTACTAAAAGAGAAAGATGCTTGTCTCGTCGCTCATTATTATACCGATGCTATCGTGCAGGAAATCACCGAAGAAACCGGTGGTTGTATATCTGACTCGCTAGAAATGGCACGTTATGGTACGACACGCCCCGAGAAAACGCTGGTTGTAGCGGGTGTTAAGTTTATGGGTGAAACTTCTAAAATATTGAACCCAGAAAAGCGCATTTTAATGCCGACACTTGAGGCAACTTGTTCGCTGGATATTGGTTGTCCAATTGATGAGTTTTCGGCCTTTTGCGATGCCCATCCAGATCACGAAGTCGTAGTGTATGCTAATACCTCGGCTGCGGTTAAAGCCCGTGCTGATTGGGTCGTAACCTCCAGTATTGCGCTAAAAGTAGCTGAGCATTTAGCCGATCAGGGTAAAAAGATTATCTGGGCACCCGATAAACATCTTGGTGATTATGTCCAGCGTGAAACGGGCATAGAGATGTTGATGTGGGACGGTGCTTGTATTGTTCATGAAGAGTTTAAAGCTAAAGGGATCTTAGATCTTAAAAAAGTTTACCCTGATGCGGCTGTTCTTGTTCATCCTGAATCGCCTCAGTCGGTTGTCGAGATTGCTGATGCAGTAGGTTCGACGACACAGTTGATCAAAGCGGCAGCAGAAATGCCCAATGAAACGTTTATTGTGGCGACTGATCGCGGTATTTTTTACAAAATGCAACAAGCTGCGCCGGGTAAAAGTTTTATAGAAGCACCCACCGGTGGTAGTGGCGCAACGTGTCGAAGCTGCGCTCACTGTCCTTGGATGGCGATGAACGGTTTAGAAAATATTATCTCGGCATTAGAGACGGGTGAAGGGGAAGTGCTTGTAGATGAAGCATTAATTGAAGATGCTCGTCGTCCATTGCAAAGAATGCTGGATTTTTCTGCCAGCCTGCCGAAATAA
- a CDS encoding FMN-dependent NADH-azoreductase, protein MATLLYIQSSIFQENGQSSQLASRFIDTLQTKQPDINVITRDVVADNLPHIDAAIAGAFFTPEADRSNEQQAIVERSDNLIAEVKKADYIVIGLPMYNYGIPSQLKAYFDQIARAGITFKYTEKGPIGLIEDKPVYLLTTRGGVHKDNGDFEVPYVKEYLSFLGLTSVETIYAEGLNMGEEIADKARDAATNAVIAAASQL, encoded by the coding sequence ATGGCTACATTGTTATATATTCAAAGCAGTATCTTTCAGGAAAATGGCCAATCAAGCCAACTTGCTTCTCGCTTTATCGATACATTACAAACCAAGCAACCGGATATAAATGTAATCACTCGCGATGTTGTTGCCGATAATCTACCACACATCGACGCAGCAATTGCTGGTGCTTTTTTTACACCCGAAGCTGACCGTAGTAACGAACAGCAAGCGATCGTTGAACGCTCTGACAACCTAATCGCCGAAGTAAAAAAAGCCGATTACATCGTCATAGGCCTGCCTATGTATAACTACGGTATTCCATCTCAGCTTAAAGCTTATTTTGATCAAATTGCGCGTGCAGGCATCACCTTTAAGTACACAGAAAAAGGCCCCATTGGTCTTATTGAAGATAAGCCTGTTTATCTCCTGACAACCCGCGGTGGTGTTCATAAGGATAACGGCGATTTCGAAGTACCTTATGTTAAAGAATATTTAAGCTTTTTAGGGCTAACGAGCGTTGAAACTATTTATGCCGAAGGCTTAAACATGGGCGAAGAAATAGCAGATAAAGCGCGTGATGCAGCCACGAACGCTGTCATTGCAGCCGCTTCACAATTGTAA
- a CDS encoding pirin family protein has protein sequence MNSATIQSLPCTIARLIPAIDAQDGAGVKLKRSLGRGGNTRVDPFLMLDAFSSANPNDYIAGFPAHPHRGFETVTYMLEGHLIHRDHMGNEGNLKSGGVQWMTAGRGVIHEERPKLTNGVMRGFQLWVNLPADEKMKPAFYQDIPAEQVPSISLPNGITVKAIAGSINVEGQSLQGPISGITTEPVFIDVTLPSNTHINLPIATDHQAFIYQFEGESCINDTPVEPHNAAVLTQGNTVTVVSGDKTSRFLVLSGKPINEPIAQYGPFVMNTMEEVEQAIQDYQNGTLTD, from the coding sequence ATGAACTCGGCAACCATACAATCCCTTCCCTGCACCATCGCCAGACTGATACCTGCCATAGACGCTCAAGACGGTGCCGGTGTGAAACTAAAACGAAGCCTAGGGCGCGGCGGCAATACTCGTGTCGATCCTTTTTTGATGCTAGATGCCTTTTCCTCAGCTAATCCCAATGACTACATAGCAGGTTTTCCGGCACATCCTCACCGAGGCTTTGAAACAGTGACCTATATGCTAGAAGGTCATTTGATTCATCGAGACCATATGGGAAACGAGGGTAATCTAAAATCGGGTGGTGTACAGTGGATGACCGCCGGACGTGGCGTAATTCATGAGGAACGCCCTAAGCTTACCAATGGTGTCATGCGTGGTTTTCAGTTATGGGTTAACTTGCCTGCTGACGAAAAAATGAAGCCAGCCTTCTATCAAGACATCCCTGCAGAACAAGTACCCTCTATTAGTTTGCCCAACGGCATTACTGTTAAAGCCATTGCTGGGTCGATTAACGTTGAAGGGCAATCTCTTCAAGGCCCTATATCAGGCATTACAACCGAACCTGTTTTTATTGATGTGACTTTACCCTCGAATACTCATATCAATTTACCAATAGCCACTGATCACCAAGCATTTATTTATCAATTTGAGGGCGAATCTTGTATTAATGACACTCCGGTTGAGCCGCATAATGCCGCTGTATTAACTCAAGGAAATACTGTTACCGTAGTATCCGGTGACAAAACATCGCGTTTTTTAGTTCTATCTGGAAAGCCCATTAATGAACCCATAGCACAGTACGGGCCGTTTGTTATGAACACGATGGAAGAGGTTGAGCAAGCCATTCAGGATTACCAAAATGGTACTTTGACCGACTGA
- a CDS encoding LysR family transcriptional regulator — protein MQVSLEQWSALIAVVEQGGYAAAAEHLNKSQSTVSYAIQKLETQLGVRVFTLAGRKASLTPAGETLYRRATVLVKDAEQIESVAGQFAAGWEPEVHIAMDALFPQWLMLDILKEFSDEHPNVRIELKETVLSGSEEALLTRSADIVIGGRAPPGFMGDPLMIVGFTAVAAPTHPLHHLGREISVQDLRLHRQLVVMDSGKADLDRGWLGAQKRMSVSHVGLSISSAVAGLGYAWLPELKIKDQLDQGTLKPLPLEVGGERTEQLYLMYSGADYAGPLTRNLGELIKSRAKQCCKAGPKPV, from the coding sequence ATGCAGGTCTCTTTAGAGCAGTGGTCAGCATTAATAGCGGTAGTTGAGCAAGGTGGTTATGCCGCTGCGGCAGAGCATCTTAATAAAAGCCAATCGACGGTAAGTTATGCGATTCAAAAATTAGAAACACAATTAGGGGTTCGCGTTTTTACATTAGCCGGCCGCAAAGCAAGCCTCACACCCGCAGGGGAAACCTTGTACCGTCGCGCTACGGTATTAGTAAAAGATGCTGAACAAATAGAATCAGTGGCAGGTCAGTTTGCAGCAGGTTGGGAGCCTGAAGTTCATATCGCTATGGATGCCTTGTTTCCTCAGTGGCTAATGCTCGATATTTTAAAAGAGTTCAGCGATGAGCATCCTAATGTGCGTATTGAGCTGAAAGAAACAGTGCTCAGTGGCAGTGAAGAGGCATTGTTGACGCGTTCGGCTGATATTGTCATTGGCGGTAGAGCGCCACCAGGGTTTATGGGTGATCCGCTCATGATCGTTGGGTTTACGGCTGTTGCGGCGCCTACACATCCTTTACATCATTTAGGACGAGAAATTAGTGTGCAAGATTTGCGATTGCATCGCCAACTCGTTGTGATGGATTCTGGTAAGGCGGATCTAGACCGAGGCTGGTTAGGCGCGCAAAAACGTATGAGTGTGAGCCACGTGGGTTTGTCGATTAGTTCGGCAGTCGCCGGCTTGGGCTATGCATGGTTGCCAGAATTGAAAATTAAAGATCAGTTAGATCAAGGTACGTTGAAACCCTTGCCATTGGAGGTGGGAGGTGAGCGAACTGAACAATTGTATTTAATGTACAGCGGTGCAGATTATGCAGGACCTCTTACACGTAATTTAGGTGAATTGATCAAGTCTCGTGCAAAACAGTG